One window from the genome of Gimesia aquarii encodes:
- a CDS encoding diphosphate--fructose-6-phosphate 1-phosphotransferase has protein sequence MASPKNMIVAQSGGPSPVINNSLRGLVETARDLPEIGTIYAGWHGIEGVLKEELLNLSGQSPEEIALLRVTPAAGSVGTCRYKLKEHQNEDFDRIIEVFKAHNVGYFCYIGGNDSMDTANKVAQMATERGVDVVGIGVPKTIDNDVGDSEFKLIDHTPGYGSTARYWLSMVQMANEENRGSCPADPVLVLQAMGRKIGFIPAAARLADPQRKIPMQIYLAENPVSIEQIHTQINDQLKKDGRLIVVVSEGLSLGDIGETKDSFGHTQFSSSQMTVAQLLVNELNQRGLAVKGAARANVPGTDQRHNIAYASTVDLDEAYGAGQKAALLAAAGESGYMSTILRNEGPGYNVRYDKVPLPEVANSERTFPKNWISADGMDVTDDFIKYCQPLVGNDWPSIPLINGRMRLAQLQPLFGDQKLPKYVPQADRSE, from the coding sequence GTGGCAAGTCCTAAAAATATGATTGTGGCACAATCCGGAGGTCCCTCTCCGGTGATCAATAATAGCCTGCGGGGATTAGTAGAAACCGCACGTGATCTACCAGAAATAGGAACGATTTATGCGGGTTGGCATGGAATTGAAGGGGTCCTGAAAGAAGAATTACTCAATTTGAGTGGACAATCACCTGAAGAAATTGCACTTTTAAGAGTCACTCCCGCAGCAGGTTCTGTAGGAACATGCCGTTATAAATTAAAAGAACATCAAAACGAGGACTTTGATCGCATTATTGAAGTTTTCAAAGCTCATAATGTGGGTTACTTCTGTTACATCGGTGGAAATGACTCGATGGATACAGCAAATAAAGTGGCTCAAATGGCTACAGAGAGAGGTGTTGATGTCGTCGGCATTGGTGTCCCCAAAACAATTGACAATGATGTAGGAGACAGTGAGTTCAAACTCATCGACCACACTCCCGGATATGGTAGTACCGCCCGGTACTGGCTGAGTATGGTTCAAATGGCAAACGAAGAAAATCGGGGAAGCTGTCCTGCCGATCCTGTTCTGGTTTTACAGGCTATGGGTCGTAAAATTGGCTTTATCCCGGCAGCCGCTCGTCTGGCAGACCCGCAGCGAAAAATTCCGATGCAAATTTATCTTGCTGAAAACCCTGTCAGTATCGAACAGATTCATACTCAAATTAACGATCAGCTAAAAAAAGATGGACGACTGATTGTAGTCGTCAGTGAAGGACTGTCGCTGGGAGACATCGGCGAAACAAAAGATTCCTTCGGACATACTCAGTTCAGTTCCAGTCAGATGACAGTGGCCCAATTACTGGTAAATGAACTGAATCAGAGAGGCTTAGCAGTGAAGGGTGCTGCCCGGGCAAATGTTCCAGGCACAGATCAACGACACAATATTGCCTACGCCTCTACAGTTGACTTAGACGAAGCCTACGGAGCGGGACAAAAGGCAGCACTATTGGCAGCCGCTGGCGAATCGGGATACATGTCGACCATTCTTCGTAATGAGGGACCAGGTTACAATGTGCGTTATGATAAAGTTCCATTACCAGAAGTAGCGAACAGCGAGCGAACATTTCCCAAAAACTGGATTTCTGCTGATGGCATGGACGTCACCGATGACTTTATCAAGTATTGCCAACCTCTGGTTGGTAACGACTGGCCCAGTATTCCTTTAATTAATGGGCGTATGAGATTAGCTCAACTGCAACCATTATTTGGAGATCAAAAGCTACCTAAGTACGTTCCCCAGGCAGATAGGTCAGAATAA
- a CDS encoding HAD family hydrolase yields MADNPLDTNFQKKNDFLIGIDSDGCAFDSMEIKHKECFIPNFINYFGLQPISKYAREAAEFTNLYSKWRGANRFISYTLALDLLEERSEVKSRNVDIPKLQGIRDWIERETKLGNPTLAAEVEKTHDPDLELGLKWSLAVNEMIADMVHDVPPYPNVRESLIKLDPVADMIVCSATPNEALNKEWEEHDIAQYVDAICGQEAGSKKETLGQAKDCGYESNKVLMIGDAPGDMKAAQAVGALFYPINPGAEEASWERFINEACDKFLNGEYAGEYQQKVIDEFDSYLPEQPPWKV; encoded by the coding sequence GTGGCGGATAATCCATTGGATACCAACTTTCAAAAGAAAAACGACTTTTTGATCGGTATAGATTCGGATGGTTGTGCCTTTGATTCGATGGAAATCAAACATAAAGAGTGCTTCATTCCTAATTTTATCAACTATTTTGGTTTACAGCCCATCTCAAAGTATGCCCGCGAAGCTGCTGAATTTACGAACTTGTACTCTAAGTGGCGTGGCGCCAATCGCTTTATTTCATACACACTCGCATTAGATCTGCTTGAAGAACGCTCAGAAGTCAAATCGCGAAATGTCGACATCCCTAAGCTCCAAGGCATTAGAGACTGGATCGAACGTGAGACAAAATTGGGAAATCCCACATTGGCCGCTGAGGTGGAAAAAACTCACGATCCCGATCTCGAACTCGGATTAAAATGGTCCTTGGCCGTGAATGAAATGATCGCTGATATGGTTCATGATGTTCCCCCATATCCCAATGTGAGAGAAAGCCTGATTAAACTGGATCCGGTAGCCGACATGATTGTTTGCTCTGCCACTCCGAATGAGGCACTCAATAAAGAATGGGAAGAACATGATATCGCCCAATATGTGGACGCCATTTGTGGACAAGAAGCAGGCAGTAAAAAAGAAACCCTGGGACAAGCCAAAGATTGTGGATACGAATCAAACAAAGTCTTAATGATTGGCGATGCACCTGGTGACATGAAAGCGGCTCAAGCCGTGGGTGCACTCTTTTACCCCATTAATCCCGGTGCCGAAGAGGCGAGTTGGGAACGTTTTATCAATGAAGCTTGTGATAAATTCCTAAACGGTGAGTATGCTGGAGAATATCAGCAAAAAGTAATTGATGAGTTTGATAGTTATCTGCCAGAGCAACCTCCCTGGAAAGTATAA